In Salvelinus fontinalis isolate EN_2023a unplaced genomic scaffold, ASM2944872v1 scaffold_0852, whole genome shotgun sequence, one DNA window encodes the following:
- the LOC129847456 gene encoding epsin-3-like isoform X4, giving the protein MTTSALRRQVKNIVHNYSEAEIKVREATSNDPWGPSSSLMSEIADLTFNVVAFAEVMGMVWKRLNDHGKNWRHVYKALTLLDYLIKTGSERVAQQCRENAFTIQTLRDFQYMDRDGRDQGGNVREKARQLVSLLRDEERLRQERSQALTTKERMTAGTGGGGGTGGGGTGHGVVPPGYQPGRRTSQPNMAGLYGEEFIRSRGSPSSFNSSSSSPREACDLEQARPQTSGEEELQLQLALAMSREESEKCLHGNCVDDVTMPPLQDQRRLQGDESFLQRVLEESRRDSHTGTGESAMSNLVDIFGPSEAPPPADDLWNAQPAVTSDPWDSVAVHSNTPVIGSPWATRPSSSSPTNPWAPSRSPTWEAPLTSSSSPVNHGWESPPPLTVDGTDRTDLFSVREEEECKGEEGPPQPGSPTGPDLFGERVLSPEVNGRGGGSPEMFDLSRLGPPQGSAAPRMCRTPEAFLGPTGASLVNLDALIPPNPPSRTHNNPFLLGLCVPSPTNPFHCDQPRLTLNQMLRPCSTSPLPPHTLPYSPSLPLPLPHHIQPSPGLLDLPSNLPHPLLPLSPAPAHRVPPQSHTHSHNPFL; this is encoded by the exons ATGACGACCTCAGCGTTGCGTCGCCAGGTGAAGAACATTGTTCACAACTACTCTGAGGCAGAGATCAAG GTGCGCGAGGCGACGTCCAACGACCCGTGGGGCCCCTCCTCTTCGCTGATGTCAGAGATCGCTGACCTCACCTTTAACGTGGTGGCGTTTGCTGAGGTCATGGGCATGGTCTGGAAGCGCCTCAACGACCACGGGAAGAACTGGAGACACGTCTACAAG GCCCTGACGCTGCTCGACTACTTGATCAAGACCGGCTCAGAGAGAGTGGCTCAGCAGTGCCGCGAGAACGCATTCACCATACAG ACGCTGCGTGACTTCCAGTACATGGACCGTGATGGCCGTGACCAGGGGGGCAACGTGAGGGAGAAGGCCCGCCAGCTGGTGTCTCTACTCAGGGACGAGGAACGGCTCAGACAGGAGAGGAGCCAGGCATTGACGACTAAAGAACGCATGACGGCTGGaacggggggaggaggaggaacggGGGGAGGAGGGACGGGACATGGAGTGGTACCTCCAGGGTACCAACCAGGGCGAAGGACCAGCCAGCCAAATATGGCAGGACTCTACGGGGAAGAGTTCATCCGCTCCCGGGGCTCGCCCTCCTCCTTTAACT cctcttcatcctctcctcgTGAAGCATGTGATCTAGAACAGGCCCGCCCCCAGACCAGCGGAGAGGAGGAGCTACAGTTACAGCTGGCCCTGGCCatgagcagagaggagagtgagaag TGTCTCCATGGAAACTGTGTTGATGATGTCACCATGCCGCCTCTGCAGGACCAGCGTCGTCTCCAAGGAGACGAGTCGTTTTTACAGAGAGtcctggaggagagcaggagggacagtcacacagggacaggggag TCCGCCATGTCCAACCTGGTGGATATCTTTGGCCCCTCTGAGGCTCCGCCCCCAGCTGACGACCTCTGGAACGCTCAGCCTgctgtgacctctgacccctgggaCTCTGTGG CAGTCCACTCCAACACTCCTGTGATTGGTAGTCCCTGGGCGACCCGCCCCTCCTCCAGCAGCCCAACCAATCCCTGGGCTCCGTCACGCTCTCCCACCTGGGAAGCTCCGCTCACATCATCATCCAGCCCTGTCAATCACGGCTGGGAGAGCCCGCCCCCTCTTACAGTGGACGGTACTGATAGGACGGATCTCTTCTCtgtcagggaggaggaggagtgtaaAGGAGAGGAGGGACCACCTCAACCTGGCAGTCCtactg GACCAGACCTGTTTGGGGAGCGTGTTCTGTCCCCCGAGGTCAACGGGCGAGGGGGGGGCAGTCCGGAGATGTTTGACCTGTCCCGTCTCGGCCCCCCCCAGGGCTCCGCGGCCCCCCGGATGTGTCGCACCCCAGAAGCCTTCCTGGGACCGACGGGGGCGTCGCTCGTCAATCTGGACGCACTCATCCCCCCTAATCCTCCTAGCAGGACCCACAACAACCCCTTCCTCTTAG gtctgtGTGTTCCCTCTCCCACCAACCCATTCCACTGTGACCAGCCTCGTCTCACGCTCAACCAGATGCTCCGTCCCTGTTCCACCTCCCCACTCCCCCCTCACACTCTCCCCtacagcccctctctccccctccctctcccacacCACATCCAGCCCTCCCCCGGCCTCCTGGACCTCCCCTCTAAcctcccccatcccctcctccccctctcccccgccCCGGCCCACCGCGTGCCGCcccaatctcacacacacagccacaaccCCTTCCTCTGA
- the LOC129847456 gene encoding epsin-3-like isoform X6 — translation MTTSALRRQVKNIVHNYSEAEIKVREATSNDPWGPSSSLMSEIADLTFNVVAFAEVMGMVWKRLNDHGKNWRHVYKALTLLDYLIKTGSERVAQQCRENAFTIQTLRDFQYMDRDGRDQGGNVREKARQLVSLLRDEERLRQERSQALTTKERMTAGTGGGGGTGGGGTGHGVVPPGYQPGRRTSQPNMAGLYGEEFIRSRGSPSSFNSSSSSPREACDLEQARPQTSGEEELQLQLALAMSREESEKSAMSNLVDIFGPSEAPPPADDLWNAQPAVTSDPWDSVAVHSNTPVIGSPWATRPSSSSPTNPWAPSRSPTWEAPLTSSSSPVNHGWESPPPLTVDGTDRTDLFSVREEEECKGEEGPPQPGSPTGPDLFGERVLSPEVNGRGGGSPEMFDLSRLGPPQGSAAPRMCRTPEAFLGPTGASLVNLDALIPPNPPSRTHNNPFLLGLCVPSPTNPFHCDQPRLTLNQMLRPCSTSPLPPHTLPYSPSLPLPLPHHIQPSPGLLDLPSNLPHPLLPLSPAPAHRVPPQSHTHSHNPFL, via the exons ATGACGACCTCAGCGTTGCGTCGCCAGGTGAAGAACATTGTTCACAACTACTCTGAGGCAGAGATCAAG GTGCGCGAGGCGACGTCCAACGACCCGTGGGGCCCCTCCTCTTCGCTGATGTCAGAGATCGCTGACCTCACCTTTAACGTGGTGGCGTTTGCTGAGGTCATGGGCATGGTCTGGAAGCGCCTCAACGACCACGGGAAGAACTGGAGACACGTCTACAAG GCCCTGACGCTGCTCGACTACTTGATCAAGACCGGCTCAGAGAGAGTGGCTCAGCAGTGCCGCGAGAACGCATTCACCATACAG ACGCTGCGTGACTTCCAGTACATGGACCGTGATGGCCGTGACCAGGGGGGCAACGTGAGGGAGAAGGCCCGCCAGCTGGTGTCTCTACTCAGGGACGAGGAACGGCTCAGACAGGAGAGGAGCCAGGCATTGACGACTAAAGAACGCATGACGGCTGGaacggggggaggaggaggaacggGGGGAGGAGGGACGGGACATGGAGTGGTACCTCCAGGGTACCAACCAGGGCGAAGGACCAGCCAGCCAAATATGGCAGGACTCTACGGGGAAGAGTTCATCCGCTCCCGGGGCTCGCCCTCCTCCTTTAACT cctcttcatcctctcctcgTGAAGCATGTGATCTAGAACAGGCCCGCCCCCAGACCAGCGGAGAGGAGGAGCTACAGTTACAGCTGGCCCTGGCCatgagcagagaggagagtgagaag TCCGCCATGTCCAACCTGGTGGATATCTTTGGCCCCTCTGAGGCTCCGCCCCCAGCTGACGACCTCTGGAACGCTCAGCCTgctgtgacctctgacccctgggaCTCTGTGG CAGTCCACTCCAACACTCCTGTGATTGGTAGTCCCTGGGCGACCCGCCCCTCCTCCAGCAGCCCAACCAATCCCTGGGCTCCGTCACGCTCTCCCACCTGGGAAGCTCCGCTCACATCATCATCCAGCCCTGTCAATCACGGCTGGGAGAGCCCGCCCCCTCTTACAGTGGACGGTACTGATAGGACGGATCTCTTCTCtgtcagggaggaggaggagtgtaaAGGAGAGGAGGGACCACCTCAACCTGGCAGTCCtactg GACCAGACCTGTTTGGGGAGCGTGTTCTGTCCCCCGAGGTCAACGGGCGAGGGGGGGGCAGTCCGGAGATGTTTGACCTGTCCCGTCTCGGCCCCCCCCAGGGCTCCGCGGCCCCCCGGATGTGTCGCACCCCAGAAGCCTTCCTGGGACCGACGGGGGCGTCGCTCGTCAATCTGGACGCACTCATCCCCCCTAATCCTCCTAGCAGGACCCACAACAACCCCTTCCTCTTAG gtctgtGTGTTCCCTCTCCCACCAACCCATTCCACTGTGACCAGCCTCGTCTCACGCTCAACCAGATGCTCCGTCCCTGTTCCACCTCCCCACTCCCCCCTCACACTCTCCCCtacagcccctctctccccctccctctcccacacCACATCCAGCCCTCCCCCGGCCTCCTGGACCTCCCCTCTAAcctcccccatcccctcctccccctctcccccgccCCGGCCCACCGCGTGCCGCcccaatctcacacacacagccacaaccCCTTCCTCTGA
- the LOC129847456 gene encoding epsin-3-like isoform X5, translating into MTTSALRRQVKNIVHNYSEAEIKVREATSNDPWGPSSSLMSEIADLTFNVVAFAEVMGMVWKRLNDHGKNWRHVYKALTLLDYLIKTGSERVAQQCRENAFTIQTLRDFQYMDRDGRDQGGNVREKARQLVSLLRDEERLRQERSQALTTKERMTAGTGGGGGTGGGGTGHGVVPPGYQPGRRTSQPNMAGLYGEEFIRSRGSPSSFNSSSSSPREACDLEQARPQTSGEEELQLQLALAMSREESEKDQRRLQGDESFLQRVLEESRRDSHTGTGESAMSNLVDIFGPSEAPPPADDLWNAQPAVTSDPWDSVAVHSNTPVIGSPWATRPSSSSPTNPWAPSRSPTWEAPLTSSSSPVNHGWESPPPLTVDGTDRTDLFSVREEEECKGEEGPPQPGSPTGPDLFGERVLSPEVNGRGGGSPEMFDLSRLGPPQGSAAPRMCRTPEAFLGPTGASLVNLDALIPPNPPSRTHNNPFLLGLCVPSPTNPFHCDQPRLTLNQMLRPCSTSPLPPHTLPYSPSLPLPLPHHIQPSPGLLDLPSNLPHPLLPLSPAPAHRVPPQSHTHSHNPFL; encoded by the exons ATGACGACCTCAGCGTTGCGTCGCCAGGTGAAGAACATTGTTCACAACTACTCTGAGGCAGAGATCAAG GTGCGCGAGGCGACGTCCAACGACCCGTGGGGCCCCTCCTCTTCGCTGATGTCAGAGATCGCTGACCTCACCTTTAACGTGGTGGCGTTTGCTGAGGTCATGGGCATGGTCTGGAAGCGCCTCAACGACCACGGGAAGAACTGGAGACACGTCTACAAG GCCCTGACGCTGCTCGACTACTTGATCAAGACCGGCTCAGAGAGAGTGGCTCAGCAGTGCCGCGAGAACGCATTCACCATACAG ACGCTGCGTGACTTCCAGTACATGGACCGTGATGGCCGTGACCAGGGGGGCAACGTGAGGGAGAAGGCCCGCCAGCTGGTGTCTCTACTCAGGGACGAGGAACGGCTCAGACAGGAGAGGAGCCAGGCATTGACGACTAAAGAACGCATGACGGCTGGaacggggggaggaggaggaacggGGGGAGGAGGGACGGGACATGGAGTGGTACCTCCAGGGTACCAACCAGGGCGAAGGACCAGCCAGCCAAATATGGCAGGACTCTACGGGGAAGAGTTCATCCGCTCCCGGGGCTCGCCCTCCTCCTTTAACT cctcttcatcctctcctcgTGAAGCATGTGATCTAGAACAGGCCCGCCCCCAGACCAGCGGAGAGGAGGAGCTACAGTTACAGCTGGCCCTGGCCatgagcagagaggagagtgagaag GACCAGCGTCGTCTCCAAGGAGACGAGTCGTTTTTACAGAGAGtcctggaggagagcaggagggacagtcacacagggacaggggag TCCGCCATGTCCAACCTGGTGGATATCTTTGGCCCCTCTGAGGCTCCGCCCCCAGCTGACGACCTCTGGAACGCTCAGCCTgctgtgacctctgacccctgggaCTCTGTGG CAGTCCACTCCAACACTCCTGTGATTGGTAGTCCCTGGGCGACCCGCCCCTCCTCCAGCAGCCCAACCAATCCCTGGGCTCCGTCACGCTCTCCCACCTGGGAAGCTCCGCTCACATCATCATCCAGCCCTGTCAATCACGGCTGGGAGAGCCCGCCCCCTCTTACAGTGGACGGTACTGATAGGACGGATCTCTTCTCtgtcagggaggaggaggagtgtaaAGGAGAGGAGGGACCACCTCAACCTGGCAGTCCtactg GACCAGACCTGTTTGGGGAGCGTGTTCTGTCCCCCGAGGTCAACGGGCGAGGGGGGGGCAGTCCGGAGATGTTTGACCTGTCCCGTCTCGGCCCCCCCCAGGGCTCCGCGGCCCCCCGGATGTGTCGCACCCCAGAAGCCTTCCTGGGACCGACGGGGGCGTCGCTCGTCAATCTGGACGCACTCATCCCCCCTAATCCTCCTAGCAGGACCCACAACAACCCCTTCCTCTTAG gtctgtGTGTTCCCTCTCCCACCAACCCATTCCACTGTGACCAGCCTCGTCTCACGCTCAACCAGATGCTCCGTCCCTGTTCCACCTCCCCACTCCCCCCTCACACTCTCCCCtacagcccctctctccccctccctctcccacacCACATCCAGCCCTCCCCCGGCCTCCTGGACCTCCCCTCTAAcctcccccatcccctcctccccctctcccccgccCCGGCCCACCGCGTGCCGCcccaatctcacacacacagccacaaccCCTTCCTCTGA
- the LOC129847456 gene encoding epsin-3-like isoform X3, which yields MTTSALRRQVKNIVHNYSEAEIKVREATSNDPWGPSSSLMSEIADLTFNVVAFAEVMGMVWKRLNDHGKNWRHVYKALTLLDYLIKTGSERVAQQCRENAFTIQTLRDFQYMDRDGRDQGGNVREKARQLVSLLRDEERLRQERSQALTTKERMTAGTGGGGGTGGGGTGHGVVPPGYQPGRRTSQPNMAGLYGEEFIRSRGSPSSFNSSSSSPREACDLEQARPQTSGEEELQLQLALAMSREESEKLAPPPPIAMETDDDTQLQIALSLSKEEHEQDQRRLQGDESFLQRVLEESRRDSHTGTGESAMSNLVDIFGPSEAPPPADDLWNAQPAVTSDPWDSVAVHSNTPVIGSPWATRPSSSSPTNPWAPSRSPTWEAPLTSSSSPVNHGWESPPPLTVDGTDRTDLFSVREEEECKGEEGPPQPGSPTGPDLFGERVLSPEVNGRGGGSPEMFDLSRLGPPQGSAAPRMCRTPEAFLGPTGASLVNLDALIPPNPPSRTHNNPFLLGLCVPSPTNPFHCDQPRLTLNQMLRPCSTSPLPPHTLPYSPSLPLPLPHHIQPSPGLLDLPSNLPHPLLPLSPAPAHRVPPQSHTHSHNPFL from the exons ATGACGACCTCAGCGTTGCGTCGCCAGGTGAAGAACATTGTTCACAACTACTCTGAGGCAGAGATCAAG GTGCGCGAGGCGACGTCCAACGACCCGTGGGGCCCCTCCTCTTCGCTGATGTCAGAGATCGCTGACCTCACCTTTAACGTGGTGGCGTTTGCTGAGGTCATGGGCATGGTCTGGAAGCGCCTCAACGACCACGGGAAGAACTGGAGACACGTCTACAAG GCCCTGACGCTGCTCGACTACTTGATCAAGACCGGCTCAGAGAGAGTGGCTCAGCAGTGCCGCGAGAACGCATTCACCATACAG ACGCTGCGTGACTTCCAGTACATGGACCGTGATGGCCGTGACCAGGGGGGCAACGTGAGGGAGAAGGCCCGCCAGCTGGTGTCTCTACTCAGGGACGAGGAACGGCTCAGACAGGAGAGGAGCCAGGCATTGACGACTAAAGAACGCATGACGGCTGGaacggggggaggaggaggaacggGGGGAGGAGGGACGGGACATGGAGTGGTACCTCCAGGGTACCAACCAGGGCGAAGGACCAGCCAGCCAAATATGGCAGGACTCTACGGGGAAGAGTTCATCCGCTCCCGGGGCTCGCCCTCCTCCTTTAACT cctcttcatcctctcctcgTGAAGCATGTGATCTAGAACAGGCCCGCCCCCAGACCAGCGGAGAGGAGGAGCTACAGTTACAGCTGGCCCTGGCCatgagcagagaggagagtgagaag CTGGCCCCGCCTCCTCCCATTGCTATGGAGACAGATGATGACACACAGCTACAGATAGCTCTGAGCCTTAGCAAAGAGGAGCAcgagcag GACCAGCGTCGTCTCCAAGGAGACGAGTCGTTTTTACAGAGAGtcctggaggagagcaggagggacagtcacacagggacaggggag TCCGCCATGTCCAACCTGGTGGATATCTTTGGCCCCTCTGAGGCTCCGCCCCCAGCTGACGACCTCTGGAACGCTCAGCCTgctgtgacctctgacccctgggaCTCTGTGG CAGTCCACTCCAACACTCCTGTGATTGGTAGTCCCTGGGCGACCCGCCCCTCCTCCAGCAGCCCAACCAATCCCTGGGCTCCGTCACGCTCTCCCACCTGGGAAGCTCCGCTCACATCATCATCCAGCCCTGTCAATCACGGCTGGGAGAGCCCGCCCCCTCTTACAGTGGACGGTACTGATAGGACGGATCTCTTCTCtgtcagggaggaggaggagtgtaaAGGAGAGGAGGGACCACCTCAACCTGGCAGTCCtactg GACCAGACCTGTTTGGGGAGCGTGTTCTGTCCCCCGAGGTCAACGGGCGAGGGGGGGGCAGTCCGGAGATGTTTGACCTGTCCCGTCTCGGCCCCCCCCAGGGCTCCGCGGCCCCCCGGATGTGTCGCACCCCAGAAGCCTTCCTGGGACCGACGGGGGCGTCGCTCGTCAATCTGGACGCACTCATCCCCCCTAATCCTCCTAGCAGGACCCACAACAACCCCTTCCTCTTAG gtctgtGTGTTCCCTCTCCCACCAACCCATTCCACTGTGACCAGCCTCGTCTCACGCTCAACCAGATGCTCCGTCCCTGTTCCACCTCCCCACTCCCCCCTCACACTCTCCCCtacagcccctctctccccctccctctcccacacCACATCCAGCCCTCCCCCGGCCTCCTGGACCTCCCCTCTAAcctcccccatcccctcctccccctctcccccgccCCGGCCCACCGCGTGCCGCcccaatctcacacacacagccacaaccCCTTCCTCTGA
- the LOC129847456 gene encoding epsin-3-like isoform X2: MTTSALRRQVKNIVHNYSEAEIKVREATSNDPWGPSSSLMSEIADLTFNVVAFAEVMGMVWKRLNDHGKNWRHVYKALTLLDYLIKTGSERVAQQCRENAFTIQTLRDFQYMDRDGRDQGGNVREKARQLVSLLRDEERLRQERSQALTTKERMTAGTGGGGGTGGGGTGHGVVPPGYQPGRRTSQPNMAGLYGEEFIRSRGSPSSFNSSSSSPREACDLEQARPQTSGEEELQLQLALAMSREESEKLAPPPPIAMETDDDTQLQIALSLSKEEHEQCLHGNCVDDVTMPPLQDQRRLQGDESFLQRVLEESRRDSHTGTGESAMSNLVDIFGPSEAPPPADDLWNAQPAVTSDPWDSVVHSNTPVIGSPWATRPSSSSPTNPWAPSRSPTWEAPLTSSSSPVNHGWESPPPLTVDGTDRTDLFSVREEEECKGEEGPPQPGSPTGPDLFGERVLSPEVNGRGGGSPEMFDLSRLGPPQGSAAPRMCRTPEAFLGPTGASLVNLDALIPPNPPSRTHNNPFLLGLCVPSPTNPFHCDQPRLTLNQMLRPCSTSPLPPHTLPYSPSLPLPLPHHIQPSPGLLDLPSNLPHPLLPLSPAPAHRVPPQSHTHSHNPFL; encoded by the exons ATGACGACCTCAGCGTTGCGTCGCCAGGTGAAGAACATTGTTCACAACTACTCTGAGGCAGAGATCAAG GTGCGCGAGGCGACGTCCAACGACCCGTGGGGCCCCTCCTCTTCGCTGATGTCAGAGATCGCTGACCTCACCTTTAACGTGGTGGCGTTTGCTGAGGTCATGGGCATGGTCTGGAAGCGCCTCAACGACCACGGGAAGAACTGGAGACACGTCTACAAG GCCCTGACGCTGCTCGACTACTTGATCAAGACCGGCTCAGAGAGAGTGGCTCAGCAGTGCCGCGAGAACGCATTCACCATACAG ACGCTGCGTGACTTCCAGTACATGGACCGTGATGGCCGTGACCAGGGGGGCAACGTGAGGGAGAAGGCCCGCCAGCTGGTGTCTCTACTCAGGGACGAGGAACGGCTCAGACAGGAGAGGAGCCAGGCATTGACGACTAAAGAACGCATGACGGCTGGaacggggggaggaggaggaacggGGGGAGGAGGGACGGGACATGGAGTGGTACCTCCAGGGTACCAACCAGGGCGAAGGACCAGCCAGCCAAATATGGCAGGACTCTACGGGGAAGAGTTCATCCGCTCCCGGGGCTCGCCCTCCTCCTTTAACT cctcttcatcctctcctcgTGAAGCATGTGATCTAGAACAGGCCCGCCCCCAGACCAGCGGAGAGGAGGAGCTACAGTTACAGCTGGCCCTGGCCatgagcagagaggagagtgagaag CTGGCCCCGCCTCCTCCCATTGCTATGGAGACAGATGATGACACACAGCTACAGATAGCTCTGAGCCTTAGCAAAGAGGAGCAcgagcag TGTCTCCATGGAAACTGTGTTGATGATGTCACCATGCCGCCTCTGCAGGACCAGCGTCGTCTCCAAGGAGACGAGTCGTTTTTACAGAGAGtcctggaggagagcaggagggacagtcacacagggacaggggag TCCGCCATGTCCAACCTGGTGGATATCTTTGGCCCCTCTGAGGCTCCGCCCCCAGCTGACGACCTCTGGAACGCTCAGCCTgctgtgacctctgacccctgggaCTCTGTGG TCCACTCCAACACTCCTGTGATTGGTAGTCCCTGGGCGACCCGCCCCTCCTCCAGCAGCCCAACCAATCCCTGGGCTCCGTCACGCTCTCCCACCTGGGAAGCTCCGCTCACATCATCATCCAGCCCTGTCAATCACGGCTGGGAGAGCCCGCCCCCTCTTACAGTGGACGGTACTGATAGGACGGATCTCTTCTCtgtcagggaggaggaggagtgtaaAGGAGAGGAGGGACCACCTCAACCTGGCAGTCCtactg GACCAGACCTGTTTGGGGAGCGTGTTCTGTCCCCCGAGGTCAACGGGCGAGGGGGGGGCAGTCCGGAGATGTTTGACCTGTCCCGTCTCGGCCCCCCCCAGGGCTCCGCGGCCCCCCGGATGTGTCGCACCCCAGAAGCCTTCCTGGGACCGACGGGGGCGTCGCTCGTCAATCTGGACGCACTCATCCCCCCTAATCCTCCTAGCAGGACCCACAACAACCCCTTCCTCTTAG gtctgtGTGTTCCCTCTCCCACCAACCCATTCCACTGTGACCAGCCTCGTCTCACGCTCAACCAGATGCTCCGTCCCTGTTCCACCTCCCCACTCCCCCCTCACACTCTCCCCtacagcccctctctccccctccctctcccacacCACATCCAGCCCTCCCCCGGCCTCCTGGACCTCCCCTCTAAcctcccccatcccctcctccccctctcccccgccCCGGCCCACCGCGTGCCGCcccaatctcacacacacagccacaaccCCTTCCTCTGA
- the LOC129847456 gene encoding epsin-3-like isoform X1, with translation MTTSALRRQVKNIVHNYSEAEIKVREATSNDPWGPSSSLMSEIADLTFNVVAFAEVMGMVWKRLNDHGKNWRHVYKALTLLDYLIKTGSERVAQQCRENAFTIQTLRDFQYMDRDGRDQGGNVREKARQLVSLLRDEERLRQERSQALTTKERMTAGTGGGGGTGGGGTGHGVVPPGYQPGRRTSQPNMAGLYGEEFIRSRGSPSSFNSSSSSPREACDLEQARPQTSGEEELQLQLALAMSREESEKLAPPPPIAMETDDDTQLQIALSLSKEEHEQCLHGNCVDDVTMPPLQDQRRLQGDESFLQRVLEESRRDSHTGTGESAMSNLVDIFGPSEAPPPADDLWNAQPAVTSDPWDSVAVHSNTPVIGSPWATRPSSSSPTNPWAPSRSPTWEAPLTSSSSPVNHGWESPPPLTVDGTDRTDLFSVREEEECKGEEGPPQPGSPTGPDLFGERVLSPEVNGRGGGSPEMFDLSRLGPPQGSAAPRMCRTPEAFLGPTGASLVNLDALIPPNPPSRTHNNPFLLGLCVPSPTNPFHCDQPRLTLNQMLRPCSTSPLPPHTLPYSPSLPLPLPHHIQPSPGLLDLPSNLPHPLLPLSPAPAHRVPPQSHTHSHNPFL, from the exons ATGACGACCTCAGCGTTGCGTCGCCAGGTGAAGAACATTGTTCACAACTACTCTGAGGCAGAGATCAAG GTGCGCGAGGCGACGTCCAACGACCCGTGGGGCCCCTCCTCTTCGCTGATGTCAGAGATCGCTGACCTCACCTTTAACGTGGTGGCGTTTGCTGAGGTCATGGGCATGGTCTGGAAGCGCCTCAACGACCACGGGAAGAACTGGAGACACGTCTACAAG GCCCTGACGCTGCTCGACTACTTGATCAAGACCGGCTCAGAGAGAGTGGCTCAGCAGTGCCGCGAGAACGCATTCACCATACAG ACGCTGCGTGACTTCCAGTACATGGACCGTGATGGCCGTGACCAGGGGGGCAACGTGAGGGAGAAGGCCCGCCAGCTGGTGTCTCTACTCAGGGACGAGGAACGGCTCAGACAGGAGAGGAGCCAGGCATTGACGACTAAAGAACGCATGACGGCTGGaacggggggaggaggaggaacggGGGGAGGAGGGACGGGACATGGAGTGGTACCTCCAGGGTACCAACCAGGGCGAAGGACCAGCCAGCCAAATATGGCAGGACTCTACGGGGAAGAGTTCATCCGCTCCCGGGGCTCGCCCTCCTCCTTTAACT cctcttcatcctctcctcgTGAAGCATGTGATCTAGAACAGGCCCGCCCCCAGACCAGCGGAGAGGAGGAGCTACAGTTACAGCTGGCCCTGGCCatgagcagagaggagagtgagaag CTGGCCCCGCCTCCTCCCATTGCTATGGAGACAGATGATGACACACAGCTACAGATAGCTCTGAGCCTTAGCAAAGAGGAGCAcgagcag TGTCTCCATGGAAACTGTGTTGATGATGTCACCATGCCGCCTCTGCAGGACCAGCGTCGTCTCCAAGGAGACGAGTCGTTTTTACAGAGAGtcctggaggagagcaggagggacagtcacacagggacaggggag TCCGCCATGTCCAACCTGGTGGATATCTTTGGCCCCTCTGAGGCTCCGCCCCCAGCTGACGACCTCTGGAACGCTCAGCCTgctgtgacctctgacccctgggaCTCTGTGG CAGTCCACTCCAACACTCCTGTGATTGGTAGTCCCTGGGCGACCCGCCCCTCCTCCAGCAGCCCAACCAATCCCTGGGCTCCGTCACGCTCTCCCACCTGGGAAGCTCCGCTCACATCATCATCCAGCCCTGTCAATCACGGCTGGGAGAGCCCGCCCCCTCTTACAGTGGACGGTACTGATAGGACGGATCTCTTCTCtgtcagggaggaggaggagtgtaaAGGAGAGGAGGGACCACCTCAACCTGGCAGTCCtactg GACCAGACCTGTTTGGGGAGCGTGTTCTGTCCCCCGAGGTCAACGGGCGAGGGGGGGGCAGTCCGGAGATGTTTGACCTGTCCCGTCTCGGCCCCCCCCAGGGCTCCGCGGCCCCCCGGATGTGTCGCACCCCAGAAGCCTTCCTGGGACCGACGGGGGCGTCGCTCGTCAATCTGGACGCACTCATCCCCCCTAATCCTCCTAGCAGGACCCACAACAACCCCTTCCTCTTAG gtctgtGTGTTCCCTCTCCCACCAACCCATTCCACTGTGACCAGCCTCGTCTCACGCTCAACCAGATGCTCCGTCCCTGTTCCACCTCCCCACTCCCCCCTCACACTCTCCCCtacagcccctctctccccctccctctcccacacCACATCCAGCCCTCCCCCGGCCTCCTGGACCTCCCCTCTAAcctcccccatcccctcctccccctctcccccgccCCGGCCCACCGCGTGCCGCcccaatctcacacacacagccacaaccCCTTCCTCTGA